Proteins encoded within one genomic window of Nonomuraea gerenzanensis:
- a CDS encoding CbtB domain-containing protein has translation MSGHPAPSAAIPFPRLRPWLLAVPVLLLVAYLVLMDNGAVSQAGTFLHELMHDGRHLLGVPCH, from the coding sequence ATGAGCGGACATCCCGCTCCTTCCGCCGCCATTCCCTTTCCGCGCCTGCGCCCCTGGCTGCTGGCCGTGCCCGTGCTGCTGCTCGTCGCCTACCTCGTCCTGATGGACAACGGGGCCGTCTCCCAGGCGGGCACGTTCCTGCACGAGCTGATGCACGACGGGCGTCATCTGCTCGGCGTGCCCTGTCATTAG
- a CDS encoding CbtA family protein gives MVRTLLVRGLLTGLLAGLVAGGFAFLFGEPHVDSAIALEEAAASGHRHDAGHGHDEPGTDAGHGHGEEAVVSRPVQKAGLFLATGLYGLAVGGVFALVFAGLRGRVGPRSDGRLALAAAGAAFTAVVLVPFLKYPANPPAVGDPETINDRTLLYVVIVLVGLAAAAIAVATARRAASADPWVRWSSAAGGFLVPVIAAWVLLPGVDEVPDGFPATLLWEFRIASIGTQLVFWAAFGVLFGWACDRAAARSAAPAGRVAPASSS, from the coding sequence ATGGTACGCACTCTGCTGGTCAGGGGCCTGTTGACGGGGCTGCTGGCCGGACTCGTCGCGGGCGGCTTCGCCTTTCTCTTCGGGGAGCCGCACGTGGACAGCGCGATCGCCCTGGAGGAGGCGGCGGCCTCCGGTCACCGTCATGATGCCGGGCACGGTCATGACGAGCCGGGCACGGACGCCGGGCACGGTCATGGTGAGGAGGCCGTGGTCTCCAGGCCGGTGCAGAAGGCCGGGCTCTTCCTCGCCACCGGCCTGTACGGGCTGGCCGTGGGCGGGGTCTTCGCGCTCGTGTTCGCGGGGCTGCGGGGACGGGTCGGGCCGCGCTCGGACGGGCGGCTCGCGCTGGCCGCCGCCGGGGCCGCTTTCACCGCCGTCGTCCTCGTGCCCTTCCTGAAATATCCCGCCAATCCACCCGCCGTGGGGGATCCCGAGACGATCAACGACCGCACGCTGCTGTACGTGGTGATCGTGCTGGTCGGGCTGGCCGCCGCGGCGATCGCGGTGGCCACCGCCCGGCGGGCCGCCTCGGCGGATCCCTGGGTGCGGTGGTCGTCGGCCGCCGGGGGCTTCCTCGTTCCGGTGATCGCGGCGTGGGTGCTGCTGCCGGGGGTCGATGAGGTGCCCGACGGGTTTCCTGCGACGCTGCTGTGGGAGTTCCGGATCGCCTCGATCGGGACGCAGCTCGTCTTCTGGGCGGCGTTCGGCGTGCTGTTCGGCTGGGCCTGCGATCGGGCGGCGGCCCGGAGCGCGGCGCCGGCCGGCCGCGTGGCTCCGGCCTCGTCGAGCTGA
- a CDS encoding histidine phosphatase family protein, whose translation MLFIRHATTAGMRAACFPGDGDADPASLSRAAALRPLLAARVAQVSPGGAPRASPASAPLVSPSAAPQDAPDGPPRASLAAAPQDSSGGTPQISPAVAWVAPAAAAWQTAVAMGREPRVCAALAEADCGRWRGLPYERVAREEPEALTRWLSDPHAAPHGGESRAALAHRVATWLDTERAATRPTIAICDVGAIRAALGHALGLDPTATARFDVAPLSATELVAAPDGWRVAYVNRKV comes from the coding sequence GTGTTGTTCATCCGGCACGCGACGACGGCCGGCATGCGCGCCGCCTGCTTCCCCGGCGACGGGGACGCCGACCCGGCGAGCCTGTCCAGGGCCGCCGCCCTGCGCCCCCTGCTCGCCGCACGCGTGGCGCAGGTCTCGCCCGGCGGGGCCCCGCGAGCCTCCCCCGCTTCCGCGCCGCTGGTCTCGCCCAGCGCGGCGCCGCAGGACGCCCCTGACGGGCCCCCGCGAGCCTCCCTCGCTGCCGCGCCGCAGGACTCCTCCGGTGGGACGCCGCAGATCTCCCCTGCGGTGGCGTGGGTTGCTCCTGCCGCGGCGGCCTGGCAGACCGCCGTGGCCATGGGGCGGGAGCCGCGCGTGTGCGCCGCGCTCGCCGAGGCCGACTGCGGGCGGTGGCGCGGGCTGCCGTACGAGCGGGTCGCAAGGGAGGAGCCGGAGGCGCTGACACGCTGGCTGTCCGACCCGCACGCCGCACCCCATGGCGGCGAGAGCCGGGCCGCGCTCGCCCACCGGGTCGCGACCTGGCTCGACACCGAACGAGCGGCCACCCGCCCAACGATCGCGATCTGCGACGTCGGGGCCATCAGGGCGGCGCTCGGGCACGCGCTGGGCCTCGACCCCACGGCCACCGCCCGCTTCGACGTGGCGCCCCTGTCCGCCACCGAGCTGGTCGCCGCACCCGACGGCTGGCGGGTCGCGTACGTCAACCGAAAGGTCTGA